A section of the Bacillus pumilus genome encodes:
- a CDS encoding multicopper oxidase family protein, with product MNLEKFVDELPIPEVAEPVKKNPRQTYYEIAMEEVFLKVHRDLPPTKLWTYNGSLPGPTIHANRNEKVKVKWMNKLPLKHFLPVDHTIHEGHHDEPEVKTVVHLHGGVTPASSDGYPEAWFSRDFEATGPFFEREVYEYPNHQQACTLWYHDHAMALTRLNVYAGLAGFYLISDAFEKSLELPKDEYDIPLMIMDRTFQEDGALFYPSRPNNTPEDSDLPDPSIVPFFCGETILVNGKVWPYLEVEPRKYRFRILNASNTRTYELHLDNDATILQIGSDGGFLPRPVHHQSFTIAPAERFDVIIDFSAYENKTITLKNKAGCGQEVNPETDANIMQFKVTRPLKGRAPKTLRPIFKPLPPLRPSRADKERTLTLTGTQDKYGRPILLLDNHFWNDPVTENPRLGSVEVWSIVNPTRGTHPIHLHLVQFRVIDRRPFDTEVYQSTGDIVYTGPNEAPPLHEQGYKDTIQAHAGEVIRIIARFVPYSGRYVWHCHILEHEDYDMMRPMDII from the coding sequence ATGAACCTAGAAAAATTTGTTGACGAGCTGCCAATTCCAGAAGTTGCGGAGCCCGTCAAAAAGAACCCACGACAAACGTATTATGAAATCGCTATGGAGGAAGTATTTCTAAAAGTTCATAGAGACCTGCCCCCAACCAAGCTATGGACCTATAATGGCAGTTTGCCTGGTCCAACCATTCATGCGAATCGAAATGAAAAAGTCAAAGTAAAATGGATGAACAAATTGCCACTTAAACATTTTCTACCGGTCGATCACACGATTCACGAAGGCCATCATGATGAACCAGAAGTCAAGACCGTCGTTCATTTACATGGCGGCGTCACACCAGCAAGCAGTGACGGCTATCCAGAGGCTTGGTTTTCACGAGACTTTGAAGCAACCGGCCCCTTCTTTGAACGGGAAGTGTACGAATACCCAAATCATCAGCAAGCCTGCACATTGTGGTATCACGATCATGCGATGGCATTGACACGATTAAATGTGTACGCCGGATTAGCTGGATTTTATTTGATCTCAGATGCGTTTGAAAAATCGCTAGAATTACCGAAGGATGAGTATGATATTCCGCTAATGATCATGGACCGTACGTTTCAAGAGGATGGCGCGCTGTTTTATCCAAGCAGACCAAACAACACGCCAGAAGACAGTGATCTACCAGATCCGTCTATCGTGCCTTTCTTTTGCGGAGAAACCATTTTGGTCAATGGAAAAGTATGGCCATATTTAGAAGTGGAGCCACGAAAATACCGTTTTCGTATTTTAAATGCGTCTAATACAAGAACTTACGAGCTGCATCTAGACAATGATGCGACGATTTTGCAAATTGGATCTGATGGCGGCTTTTTACCAAGACCTGTTCACCATCAATCCTTTACCATTGCTCCTGCTGAACGATTTGATGTCATCATTGATTTTTCAGCTTACGAAAACAAAACGATCACCCTTAAAAATAAAGCCGGCTGCGGACAGGAAGTAAATCCCGAAACAGATGCCAACATCATGCAATTTAAAGTCACTCGACCGCTAAAAGGGAGAGCACCTAAAACATTACGGCCTATTTTCAAACCGCTTCCACCACTTCGGCCTAGTCGCGCTGATAAAGAGCGTACGCTCACTCTTACCGGTACACAAGATAAATATGGCCGCCCTATTTTATTGCTTGATAACCATTTTTGGAATGACCCTGTCACGGAAAATCCTCGGCTTGGCAGTGTAGAGGTTTGGTCCATCGTCAATCCAACAAGGGGCACACATCCCATTCATTTACATCTTGTTCAATTTAGGGTGATAGACAGAAGACCATTTGATACAGAGGTCTATCAATCGACAGGGGACATTGTGTATACAGGACCGAACGAAGCCCCTCCTTTACATGAACAAGGCTACAAGGACACCATTCAAGCGCATGCCGGTGAAGTCATTCGAATCATTGCTCGCTTTGTTCCATACAGCGGCAGGTACGTG
- the gabP gene encoding GABA permease, protein MSNITNGLQKNLKTRHISMISIAGVIGAGLFVGSGAVIHSAGPGSILSYSFAGLLVIFIMRMLGEMACAYPTSGSFSQYASDAIGPWAGFTIGWLYWFFWVIVIAIEAIAGAAIIQYWYGDAPVWLTSLILTILLTLTNIFSVKSFGEFEYWFSLIKVVSIILFLLIGFAFIFGFGGHHTVGLANLTGNGGFLPNGFSSVLLGIVVVIFSFMGTEIVAIAAGESADPVKSVTTATRSVVWRIIVFYVGSIAVVVTLLPWNSASILTSPFVAVLEYIGVPSAAQVMNVIVLTAVLSCLNSGLYTTSRMLYSLAERGEAPKRFMKISKRGVPVAATVAGTFFSYIAVMMNYFYPETIFLFLVNASGAIALLVYLVIAVSQLRMRRKIEKENPEQLKIKMWLFPYLTYFTILVICAILISMLFIESMRPQLILTSIITFSVLAAYFIFKPNKKTPANATLENKHP, encoded by the coding sequence ATGTCCAACATCACAAACGGTCTTCAAAAAAATCTTAAAACAAGACATATTTCCATGATCTCCATTGCCGGAGTTATTGGCGCAGGGCTATTTGTTGGTAGCGGCGCTGTCATTCATTCTGCAGGGCCTGGATCCATTCTTTCCTATTCTTTTGCCGGACTTCTCGTAATCTTTATTATGAGAATGCTTGGAGAAATGGCATGTGCCTATCCGACAAGCGGTTCCTTCTCACAATATGCGAGCGATGCCATCGGTCCATGGGCCGGTTTTACAATTGGCTGGCTTTATTGGTTCTTCTGGGTGATTGTCATCGCCATCGAAGCCATTGCCGGTGCTGCCATTATTCAGTATTGGTATGGAGATGCACCTGTTTGGCTCACAAGTCTTATCCTCACTATCCTCTTAACATTAACAAATATCTTTTCTGTTAAATCTTTTGGCGAATTTGAATATTGGTTCTCATTAATCAAAGTCGTCAGCATCATTCTATTCCTACTCATCGGTTTTGCATTTATCTTTGGTTTTGGTGGTCATCATACTGTAGGTCTTGCCAATTTAACAGGGAACGGTGGTTTCCTTCCAAATGGATTCAGCTCTGTTTTACTCGGGATTGTCGTCGTCATCTTTTCCTTCATGGGAACCGAGATTGTGGCAATAGCGGCCGGAGAATCAGCAGACCCGGTCAAGTCTGTGACAACAGCTACCCGCTCTGTTGTATGGCGTATCATCGTGTTTTATGTCGGTTCCATCGCTGTCGTTGTGACCTTGCTTCCGTGGAATTCAGCGAGTATTTTAACAAGTCCGTTCGTTGCGGTATTAGAATACATCGGCGTCCCATCAGCAGCTCAAGTCATGAACGTCATTGTTTTAACAGCCGTTCTATCTTGCTTAAACTCCGGATTGTACACAACGTCCAGAATGCTTTATTCACTGGCAGAAAGAGGCGAAGCACCGAAACGCTTTATGAAAATCAGCAAACGTGGCGTTCCTGTAGCCGCTACAGTCGCTGGCACCTTCTTTTCTTACATTGCCGTCATGATGAACTACTTTTATCCTGAAACCATCTTTTTGTTCTTAGTCAATGCATCCGGTGCAATTGCCCTTCTTGTCTACTTGGTCATTGCTGTGTCACAATTAAGAATGCGTCGTAAAATCGAAAAAGAAAATCCAGAACAGCTCAAAATCAAAATGTGGCTGTTCCCATATCTCACGTACTTTACCATTTTGGTTATTTGCGCCATCTTGATATCGATGCTGTTTATCGAATCAATGAGACCTCAGCTCATTTTGACGAGTATCATTACCTTCAGTGTGCTTGCCGCTTATTTCATCTTTAAACCAAATAAAAAAACACCTGCAAATGCAACGCTTGAAAATAAGCATCCATAA
- a CDS encoding cation diffusion facilitator family transporter, with protein sequence MERYNELRQGETGAWVSIIAYVILSAVKLLIGYTFHSEALSADGLNNTTDIIASLAVLIGLRISQKPPDEDHPYGHFRAENIASLVASFIMMLVGLQVLLSAGQSLFSSEHQTPDMIAAWTAAGSAVLMYGVYIYNRNLSKRINSQALHAAAADNKSDAYVSIGTFVGIIASQFQLAWIDTLAAFVIGLIICKTAWEIFRDASHSLTDGFHIKDMSKYKETIEATPGVGDLKDIKARYLGSTVHVDVVVEVEPHLNIAESHDIADEIERRMKKEHDILHSHVHMEPAGEPIEEKKSFPS encoded by the coding sequence ATGGAGCGCTATAACGAATTAAGACAAGGTGAAACAGGTGCTTGGGTCAGCATCATTGCTTATGTGATCTTATCTGCAGTGAAACTTCTGATTGGGTATACGTTTCATTCAGAGGCTCTTTCGGCAGATGGATTGAATAATACGACGGATATTATTGCATCTCTTGCAGTGTTGATTGGACTTCGTATTTCTCAAAAGCCGCCTGATGAAGATCATCCATACGGTCATTTTAGAGCAGAGAACATTGCGTCTCTTGTGGCGTCCTTTATTATGATGCTTGTAGGACTTCAGGTTTTGCTGAGTGCAGGTCAGTCGCTCTTCTCATCAGAGCATCAAACGCCTGATATGATCGCAGCTTGGACGGCAGCAGGAAGTGCTGTGTTGATGTATGGTGTGTATATTTACAACCGTAATCTGTCCAAACGGATCAATAGCCAGGCTCTTCATGCAGCAGCTGCTGATAATAAATCAGATGCGTATGTGAGTATCGGAACATTTGTTGGGATTATCGCCTCTCAATTTCAGCTGGCATGGATTGATACACTTGCAGCGTTTGTCATTGGGCTCATTATTTGTAAAACGGCGTGGGAGATTTTCAGAGATGCTTCTCATTCGTTAACGGATGGTTTTCATATAAAAGATATGTCCAAATATAAAGAGACCATTGAAGCAACACCTGGGGTGGGCGATTTGAAAGATATTAAGGCACGCTATCTCGGAAGTACGGTCCATGTGGATGTAGTAGTGGAGGTCGAGCCGCACTTGAACATTGCAGAAAGCCATGATATTGCAGATGAGATTGAACGTAGAATGAAGAAGGAACATGATATTTTACATTCTCATGTTCATATGGAGCCAGCAGGTGAGCCAATAGAAGAGAAGAAGTCTTTTCCATCGTGA